In one Nicotiana sylvestris chromosome 8, ASM39365v2, whole genome shotgun sequence genomic region, the following are encoded:
- the LOC104246959 gene encoding cationic amino acid transporter 9, chloroplastic — translation MSAGQRSESSSSSSSPSWLSHFSSSALRSKPLAPTSDSIASGGEGLVRRLSLFDLLLLGIGASIGAGIFVVTGTVAHDAGPGVTVSFIIAGGSCVLNALCYAELASRFPAVVGGAYLYAYTAFNEIIAFLVFSQLMLDYHIGAASIARSLASYVITALELIPFLKSNIPSWVGHGSEEIYGAFSFNLLAPILLVLLTIVLCRGVGESSILNSVMTVTKVVIVIFVIIVGAFEVDVSNWSPFAPNGFKSVLTGATVVFFAYVGFDAVANSAEESKSPQRDLPLGIVGSLLICIALYVGVCLVLTGMLPFKSLGGDAPLAEAFTSKGLQYVSVLISAGAIAGLTTTLLVGLYVQSRLYLGLGRDGLLPSLFAEVHKTRHTPVNSQIWVGIVASVLAGLFNVHILSHILSVGTLTGYSVVSACVVTLRWKDKTVRQVFGMPMSSRAEGLICLITVVCCGFAAGVFYRFGASFIFLIIAVVIAICAAAALHLRQVYSDTPGFSCPGVPIVPIVCIFINIFLFAQLHHEAWVRFVVLSIVTVGIYAGYGQYHANPLSSKTSIIYHRAPAEEAP, via the exons ATGAGTGCTGGGCAACGCTCTgaatcttcttcgtcttcgtcatCACCGTCATGGTTATCTCACTTCTCGTCATCGGCTCTCCGGTCAAAACCACTAGCTCCGACGTCCGACAGTATTGCCTCTGGCGGCGAAGGTCTTGTCCGCCGTCTAAGTCTCTTTGATCTTCTTCTCCTCGGAATTGGTGCTTCTATTGGTGCCGGAATCTTCGTCGTCACCGGCACCGTCGCCCACGATGCTGGTCCAG GAGTTACCGTGAGCTTCATAATTGCAGGAGGATCTTGTGTGCTCAATGCTCTCTGTTATGCTGAGTTAGCTTCACGCTTTCCAGCCGTTGTTGGGGGAGCATACTTATATGCTTATACAGCTTTCAACGAGATTATTGCTTTCCTTGTGTTTTCTCAGTTGATGCTTGACTATCATATTGGTGCAGCTAGTATAGCTCGCAGTTTAGCAAGCTATGTTATTACTGCACTAGAGCTCATTCCCTTCCTCAAGAGCAACATCCCAAGTTGGGTTGGACATGGCAGTGAAGAAATATATGgagcattttcttttaatttattagCTCCAATTCTCCTAGTGCTTCTGACAATTGTTCTATGTCGAGGTGTTGGAGAATCTTCTATATTAAATTCAGTGATGACAGTGACTAAG GTAGTCATTGTTATTTTTGTCATTATTGTTGGAGCCTTTGAGGTTGATGTTTCAAATTGGAGTCCATTTGCTCCTAATGGCTTTAAATCTGTACTGACGGGAGCAACTGTTGTATTCTTTGCGTATGTTGGGTTTGATGCAGTTGCTAATTCTGCCGAAGAGTCTAAGAGCCCACAG AGAGACTTGCCGTTAGGCATAGTCGGGAGCCTCCTTATTTGTATTGCATTATATGTTGGAGTCTGCTTGGTGCTCACTGGGATGCTTCCATTCAAGTCCCTTGGGGGAGATGCTCCTTTGGCTGAAGCTTTTACGTCTAAGGGCTTGCAATACGTGTCTGTATTAATCAGCGCTGGTGCTATTGCTGGACTTACTACCACTCTCCTGGTTGGGCTTTATGTACAG TCTCGACTATATCTTGGCCTTGGAAGAGACGGTTTGTTACCATCATTGTTTGCTGAAGTACATAAAACGCGACACACTCCTGTTAATTCACAAATATGGGTTGGAATTGTAGCCAGTGTTTTGGCAGGACTTTTTAATGTGCATATTCTGTCACACATTCTCTCAGTAGGAACCCTG ACAGGATATTCTGTTGTTTCAGCATGCGTCGTGACTCTTCGCTGGAAGGATAAGACTGTGCGTCAGGTGTTTGGCATGCCTATGTCTAGCAGGGCAGAAGGTCTCATATGCCTCATCACAGTTGTTTGTTGTGGGTTTGCTGCAGGAGTCTTTTACCGTTTCGGAGCTTCTTTTATATTCTTGATCATAGCTGTAGTTATTGCGATCTGCGCAGCTGCTGCTCTTCATCTCCGTCAA GTTTATAGTGATACACCTGGATTTTCTTGCCCAGGAGTGCCCATTGTGCCTATTGTTTGTATCTTCAtcaatatttttctttttgcCCAG TTGCATCATGAAGCATGGGTGAGATTTGTTGTTCTCAGCATAGTTACAGTTGGAATTTATGCGGGTTATGGACAATATCATGCCAATCCTCTAAGTTCGAAAACATCAATTATTTACCATAGGGCACCTGCAGAAGAAGCTCCATGA
- the LOC104246958 gene encoding peptidyl-prolyl cis-trans isomerase FKBP20-2, chloroplastic, whose amino-acid sequence MVLNSSILLSNISFPYTLSACQPAQAFHRQKSTFQCCSAVTLQDKRVWEQKVNILHYEDNMKRRSLLFFLITSGISPALPASGKTKSKNPYDERRLLEQNKRIQRENNAPEEFPSFIREGFEVKVVTSDNYIKRDSGLILWDIVVGEGDCPKDGQQVTFHYIGYNESGRRIDSTYLQNAPAKIRMGTNALVPGFEEGIRDMRPGGRRRIIIPPELGPPVGPSTFFSSKQFEVFDVELLGIQDCKRRTIAGFYSDVVCN is encoded by the exons ATGGTGCTGAATTCTTCGATTCTCCTCTCCAACATTTCTTTTCCTT ATACTCTTTCAGCTTGTCAGCCAGCTCAAGCTTTTCACAGACAGAAGTCCACGTTCCAGTGCTGCTCAGCTGTCACATTACAAGATAAAAG GGTTTGGGAACAGAAAGTAAATATATTGCACTATGAGGACAATATGAAGCGCAGATCTCTCTTGTTTTTTCTGATTACATCCGGCATATCTCCCGCTCTCCCAGCTTCTGGGAAAACAAAGAGCAAAAACCCGTATGATGAAAGACGCTTACTAGAGCAAAACAAACGGATCCAAAGAGAAAATAATGCCCCTGAAGAGTTCCCCAGTTTCATCAGAGAAG GTTTTGAAGTTAAAGTAGTTACGTCTGATAACTACATAAAGCGTGACTCAGGTCTTATATTGTGGGATATTGTTGTTGGTGAAGGTGATTGCCCGAAGGATGGCCAACAG GTGACTTTCCACTATATTGGTTATAACGAGTCTGGACGTCGTATAGACAGTACATACCTTCAAAATGCTCCTGCAAAGATTCGGATGGGCACCAACGCATTGGTCCCAG gtTTTGAGGAAGGAATTAGAGACATGAGACCTGGCGGGAGAAGGAGGATTATCATACCTCCAGAACTAGGACCACCG GTTGGGCCTTCAACGTTTTTTAGCTCAAAACAGTTTGAAGTATTTGACGTGGAATTGCTAGGCATTCAAGACTGCAAACGGAGGACAATAGCAGGCTTCTACTCTGATGTTGTCTGCAATTAA